In one Methylobacterium sp. SyP6R genomic region, the following are encoded:
- a CDS encoding right-handed parallel beta-helix repeat-containing protein: MRTLLVLAALLTSAPSMAAPIEIPVAAEDATLTPGGTATLAEALSEARRRRTRDPRAAIVVALSSGTHRLAAPVRLGSRDGGSAGAPLVIRGPADGSARLVGSRQLAPVPLDPALAARLPAAARGHVRAYRLPAAVRAPARIQAPIVLDGPPTPPAFEVFDGEGAMHPARWPAEGFAEAEGGDGPAFTVANLPPGALRDEPDLWAEGYWRWGWLFEALPVLRTVPKGTGVRLTLDRMPYEGIRPGAPVRLVHLLAGLDRPGTWWRDAKAGILLAWPRGREETVEVSVAETLLSVEGASHLRVESVRLAMARGDLVSVRGGRDVVIADSVLSLTGGRGAVFTGAHDSGLQRCDIAGTGAEGVVLSGGDRRTLTPGGLFLRDSRLTGYARREATQHPAVALDGVGAEVTGNYIHDSPAYAVHIRGNDHRVTGNEIANLLAGATDTGAIYSGRDWTARGGVIADNFLHDIRGGPDTEVKGVYLDDMASGFTVTGNLFLRVDQPVFLGGGRDNRVEGNVFVASSPAIHVDSRGQTWARDAVTDPQSELRAAYAAMPVESPVWRARYPRLSGLLYDRPAIATGNVITDNLILLGDPPRFTDGGEAAEQTLARNRGPVTSPADLAVLARSSVDPADFAGLAAGSGVRLPTIPFDRMRRSATAGAPFGR, translated from the coding sequence ATGCGGACCCTGCTCGTCCTCGCAGCGCTCCTCACCTCCGCTCCCTCCATGGCCGCCCCGATCGAGATCCCGGTCGCGGCCGAGGACGCGACCCTTACGCCCGGCGGCACCGCGACCCTCGCCGAGGCCCTGAGCGAGGCCCGCCGACGCCGCACCCGCGATCCCCGGGCGGCGATCGTGGTCGCGCTGTCCTCCGGCACCCACCGCCTCGCTGCCCCCGTGCGGCTCGGAAGCCGGGATGGCGGCAGCGCCGGGGCGCCGCTGGTGATCCGCGGCCCCGCCGACGGGTCGGCCCGCCTCGTCGGCAGCCGGCAGCTCGCCCCGGTCCCCCTCGATCCGGCGCTGGCGGCCCGCCTGCCGGCGGCGGCGCGGGGCCATGTCCGGGCCTACCGGCTGCCCGCGGCGGTCCGGGCCCCGGCCCGGATCCAGGCGCCGATCGTCCTCGACGGCCCGCCGACGCCTCCCGCCTTCGAGGTCTTCGACGGCGAGGGCGCGATGCATCCGGCGCGCTGGCCGGCGGAGGGTTTCGCCGAGGCGGAGGGCGGCGACGGGCCGGCCTTCACCGTGGCGAATCTTCCGCCGGGCGCGCTTCGCGACGAGCCCGACCTGTGGGCGGAGGGGTATTGGCGCTGGGGCTGGCTGTTCGAGGCGCTGCCGGTGCTCCGCACCGTTCCGAAGGGAACAGGCGTTCGGCTCACCCTCGACCGCATGCCCTACGAGGGCATCCGCCCGGGCGCGCCCGTCCGCCTCGTCCACCTGCTGGCCGGCCTCGACCGACCCGGGACGTGGTGGCGGGACGCGAAGGCCGGAATCCTGCTCGCCTGGCCGCGGGGGCGCGAGGAAACGGTCGAGGTGTCGGTCGCCGAGACGCTGCTGTCGGTCGAGGGGGCGTCCCACCTGAGGGTCGAATCGGTGCGCCTCGCGATGGCCCGGGGCGATCTCGTCAGCGTCCGCGGCGGGCGCGACGTGGTGATCGCCGACAGCGTGCTCTCGCTGACCGGCGGGCGCGGGGCGGTCTTCACCGGGGCGCACGACAGCGGGCTCCAACGCTGCGACATTGCCGGGACCGGTGCCGAGGGCGTGGTGCTCTCGGGGGGCGACCGGCGCACGCTGACCCCCGGCGGCCTGTTCCTGCGCGATAGCCGCCTCACCGGCTATGCCCGCCGGGAAGCGACGCAACACCCGGCGGTCGCCCTCGACGGCGTCGGCGCCGAGGTGACGGGCAATTACATCCACGATTCGCCGGCCTACGCGGTCCATATCCGCGGCAACGATCACCGGGTGACCGGGAACGAAATCGCGAACCTGCTCGCCGGTGCCACCGATACCGGTGCGATCTATTCCGGTCGGGACTGGACCGCCCGGGGCGGCGTGATCGCCGACAACTTCCTGCACGACATCCGGGGCGGGCCCGACACCGAGGTGAAGGGCGTCTACCTCGACGACATGGCGAGCGGGTTCACCGTCACCGGCAACCTCTTCCTGCGGGTCGACCAGCCGGTCTTCCTCGGCGGCGGGCGCGACAACCGCGTCGAGGGCAACGTCTTCGTCGCGTCGAGCCCGGCGATCCACGTCGATTCCCGCGGGCAGACCTGGGCCCGCGACGCGGTCACCGATCCGCAATCGGAACTGCGCGCCGCCTATGCGGCGATGCCGGTGGAATCCCCCGTCTGGCGGGCGCGCTACCCGCGGCTCTCCGGCCTGCTCTACGACCGCCCGGCGATCGCGACCGGCAACGTCATCACCGACAACCTGATCCTGCTGGGCGATCCGCCCCGCTTCACCGATGGCGGCGAGGCGGCCGAGCAGACCTTGGCCCGCAACCGCGGCCCGGTGACGAGCCCCGCCGATCTGGCGGTGCTGGCGCGAAGCTCGGTGGACCCGGCGGATTTCGCCGGGCTCGCCGCGGGAAGCGGGGTCAGGCTGCCGACGATCCCGTTCGACCGGATGCGCCGGTCTGCGACGGCCGGGGCGCCTTTCGGGCGCTGA
- the minE gene encoding cell division topological specificity factor MinE, translating into MNLLSFLSRRGTAPVARERLQILLAHERTAFGRSDLVAVLREEILAVIAKHVAIDQEKVKVTMERGDAVSTLGVDIELPDNKVARLASA; encoded by the coding sequence ATGAACCTGCTGAGCTTCCTGTCGCGGCGCGGAACGGCGCCGGTGGCGCGCGAGCGCCTTCAGATCCTGCTGGCCCACGAGCGCACCGCCTTCGGCCGCTCGGACCTGGTGGCGGTGTTGCGCGAGGAGATCCTCGCGGTGATCGCCAAGCACGTCGCGATCGACCAGGAAAAGGTGAAGGTCACGATGGAGCGGGGCGACGCCGTCTCGACCCTCGGCGTCGACATCGAGCTTCCCGACAACAAGGTCGCCCGGCTCGCCAGCGCGTGA
- a CDS encoding Gfo/Idh/MocA family protein gives MRQPSSPLALGIIGAGIMGERMLNAVLGQDEAPVRVAALWDPDPAARARIAARFPSLPLVVEAGAVVAASECVYIASPPASHLGHARTAFAAGRSVFCEKPLAVDLAEARDFVATAGARGAVNFPFASSLGVATLAQWITEGAVGTPRRLTIEVAFARWPRGWQTDAAGWLDAPQEGGFTREVVSHFLFLSRRLLGPLQGVQAQAVFPEPGRSERAVDATFRAGAVPVVLRGRVGETALDDHNTWTLEGEAGSVRLRDWAIAERQGPDGTFAPAPDAIPNERARPIALQRQLDGVVRMTRGEPHSLATLGEALDVQEVVEAILAGGRS, from the coding sequence ATGCGCCAGCCCTCCTCACCCCTCGCCCTCGGCATCATCGGCGCCGGCATCATGGGCGAGCGCATGCTGAACGCCGTCCTCGGGCAGGACGAGGCCCCGGTCCGCGTGGCGGCCCTGTGGGACCCGGACCCGGCGGCGCGGGCCCGCATCGCCGCGCGCTTCCCCTCGCTGCCGCTGGTGGTGGAGGCCGGCGCCGTCGTCGCGGCGAGCGAGTGCGTCTACATCGCCTCCCCGCCCGCCTCGCATCTCGGCCACGCCCGGACCGCCTTTGCCGCCGGACGGAGCGTGTTCTGCGAGAAACCGCTCGCCGTCGACCTCGCGGAGGCGCGCGACTTCGTGGCGACGGCCGGCGCGCGCGGGGCGGTGAATTTCCCCTTCGCCTCGTCCCTCGGGGTCGCCACCCTGGCGCAATGGATCACCGAGGGCGCGGTCGGCACGCCGCGACGCCTCACCATCGAGGTCGCCTTCGCGCGCTGGCCGCGGGGCTGGCAGACGGACGCCGCGGGCTGGCTCGACGCGCCGCAGGAGGGCGGCTTCACCCGCGAGGTGGTATCGCATTTCCTGTTCCTCAGCCGCCGCCTGCTCGGGCCCCTGCAGGGGGTTCAGGCGCAGGCGGTGTTTCCGGAGCCCGGCCGGTCCGAACGCGCGGTCGATGCCACGTTCCGGGCCGGGGCGGTGCCGGTGGTCCTGCGCGGGCGGGTCGGCGAGACGGCGCTCGACGACCACAACACCTGGACGCTGGAGGGCGAGGCCGGCAGCGTGCGCCTGCGCGACTGGGCGATCGCCGAGCGGCAGGGGCCTGACGGCACCTTCGCGCCCGCCCCCGACGCGATCCCCAACGAGCGCGCCCGACCCATCGCCCTGCAGCGCCAGCTCGACGGCGTGGTGCGGATGACTCGTGGCGAACCCCATTCGCTCGCCACGTTGGGCGAAGCGCTGGACGTGCAGGAGGTCGTCGAGGCGATCCTGGCCGGGGGACGGTCGTGA
- a CDS encoding WecB/TagA/CpsF family glycosyltransferase, translating to MAHDPLVPSFTIGGVPVSATDMDGLIAAVGRRLAAGPGQPGTFVVFRDAHGVVRSQKDEALRAAHHDALLVCADGRPVSWIGRWRGLSTTQQVPGIESVEAVCRAGADKGWRHYFLGGGEGVADLLATTMRARVPGLQVAGVETPPFRPLSEAETEAMRARIRASGAQIVWVGLGTPKQEMFMAAHAPHLPGTIAMGVGAAFDVATGRIPRAPKMLQVAGLEWAYRLAREPRRLWRRYLDTIPRFLMIAARDAISARKAPRPSQTGASGRTGSSAA from the coding sequence GTGGCACACGACCCCCTCGTCCCCTCCTTCACGATCGGCGGCGTGCCGGTCTCGGCCACCGACATGGACGGGCTGATCGCGGCCGTCGGGCGCCGGCTCGCCGCCGGGCCGGGGCAGCCCGGCACCTTCGTGGTCTTCCGCGATGCCCACGGCGTGGTGCGCTCGCAGAAGGACGAGGCTCTGCGCGCCGCCCATCACGACGCGCTCCTCGTCTGCGCCGACGGCCGCCCGGTGAGCTGGATCGGCCGCTGGCGCGGCCTTTCCACCACCCAGCAGGTACCGGGGATCGAATCGGTCGAGGCCGTGTGCCGGGCCGGCGCGGACAAGGGCTGGCGCCACTACTTCCTCGGCGGGGGCGAGGGCGTCGCGGACCTGCTCGCCACGACGATGCGGGCCCGGGTGCCGGGCCTCCAGGTCGCCGGGGTCGAGACGCCGCCCTTCCGCCCCCTCTCCGAGGCCGAGACCGAGGCGATGCGCGCGCGCATCCGCGCCTCGGGGGCGCAGATCGTCTGGGTCGGCCTCGGCACCCCGAAGCAGGAGATGTTCATGGCGGCGCATGCCCCGCACCTGCCGGGCACGATCGCCATGGGGGTGGGGGCCGCCTTCGACGTCGCGACCGGGCGCATTCCGCGGGCCCCGAAGATGCTCCAGGTCGCCGGGCTCGAATGGGCCTACCGCCTCGCCCGCGAGCCGCGGCGCCTGTGGCGGCGCTACCTCGATACGATCCCGCGCTTCCTCATGATCGCGGCGCGGGACGCGATCAGCGCCCGAAAGGCGCCCCGGCCGTCGCAGACCGGCGCATCCGGTCGAACGGGATCGTCGGCAGCCTGA
- a CDS encoding glycosyltransferase family 4 protein has product MTAGTRPLRILLAHNRYQVRGGEDAAVSRDLAALERAGCAVEAVFLDNEAIDSGLARLRAAAAATHAPDGIARVMAAARRFGPDVVHVHNFFPLLSPGIHAAARAAGCATVQTLHNYRLICANAFLMRDGAPCELCVTGSPYRAVRFACYRGSRVGSLAVARMIDRHRRAGTWERDVDRFIALTPFARERFVAAGFPAEKIRIRPNGLPDPGPPADGPRRNLLYVGRLSPEKGVTVLAEAAALAGMRVTVIGEGPLAGALAGHPALDLRGALPPDAVQAAMARACVLVVPSLWYEGLPMVVAEAFAAGTPVVASRIGALAGLVDDGATGLLAEPGDAADLARALGRIAGDPASAAAMGREARAVYEREWHEDVTTRTLLDIYRDAVAARAADAPLARTGT; this is encoded by the coding sequence ATGACCGCCGGCACACGTCCCCTCCGCATCCTCCTCGCCCATAACCGCTACCAAGTCCGCGGCGGCGAGGATGCCGCCGTCTCCCGCGATCTGGCCGCCCTCGAACGGGCGGGCTGCGCGGTCGAGGCGGTGTTCCTCGACAACGAGGCGATCGATTCCGGCCTCGCCCGCCTCCGGGCGGCAGCGGCGGCGACGCATGCGCCCGACGGCATCGCCCGGGTGATGGCGGCGGCGCGCCGCTTCGGGCCGGACGTGGTCCACGTCCACAACTTCTTCCCGCTGCTCTCGCCGGGCATCCATGCCGCGGCGCGGGCGGCCGGCTGCGCCACGGTGCAGACGCTGCACAATTACCGCCTGATCTGCGCCAACGCCTTCCTGATGCGCGATGGCGCGCCGTGCGAGCTCTGCGTCACCGGCTCGCCCTACCGGGCGGTGCGGTTCGCCTGCTACCGCGGCTCGCGGGTCGGGTCGCTCGCGGTCGCCCGGATGATCGACCGTCACCGCCGGGCCGGGACCTGGGAGCGGGACGTCGATCGCTTCATCGCGCTCACGCCCTTCGCCCGCGAGCGCTTCGTCGCGGCGGGGTTCCCGGCGGAAAAGATCCGCATCCGGCCGAACGGGCTGCCCGATCCGGGTCCGCCCGCGGATGGGCCGCGCCGGAATCTCCTCTATGTCGGCCGGCTCAGCCCCGAGAAGGGCGTGACCGTCCTGGCCGAGGCCGCCGCCCTGGCGGGCATGCGGGTCACGGTGATCGGCGAGGGGCCGCTCGCGGGCGCGCTTGCCGGCCATCCGGCCCTCGACCTGAGGGGCGCCCTCCCCCCGGACGCGGTCCAGGCCGCGATGGCGCGGGCCTGCGTCCTCGTCGTGCCGTCGCTCTGGTACGAGGGCCTGCCGATGGTGGTGGCGGAGGCCTTCGCGGCCGGCACCCCGGTCGTCGCCTCGCGCATCGGGGCGCTGGCCGGCCTCGTCGACGACGGCGCGACGGGGCTCCTCGCCGAGCCGGGCGACGCCGCCGACCTCGCGCGCGCGCTGGGCCGCATCGCCGGCGACCCCGCATCGGCCGCCGCGATGGGGCGGGAGGCCCGCGCCGTCTACGAGCGCGAGTGGCACGAGGACGTCACCACCCGCACCCTCCTCGACATCTACCGCGACGCCGTCGCCGCCCGCGCGGCGGACGCGCCGCTCGCCAGAACGGGAACCTGA
- a CDS encoding adenylate/guanylate cyclase domain-containing protein, translated as MSERTSRSAATEWPIPERRPAAIFAADIAGYSKAMHDDERGAMRALQATRKIVDRLISAHRGRIANTAGDSVLAEFARATDAVACAVAIQRALAEADGDAGRFRLRIGIHLGDVMVHEGDLFGDGVNIAARLQAAAEPGGLRLSEAAYRDVSDRLDIRFADLGTQRLRNIARPVRIYAVPSPEAAVSRVRLPRPVLVALAALLLAGLGLAGTLDWPHVAPRRQESLSPSVSRIPSGDPARPPLSLVVLPLANQSGDPEQDYLAEQIAEDLSADLARAPGTFVIAHGTARSFEGRPVEPRAVGRELGVRYVVQGSLRHSAEQVRFAVQLTDVETGAALWADRFDGTRADLAAAQDALVAQVGRTLGIRLLEAETQGRAGHPADAVDLVMRGQALLNRPFARENHAGARPLFERALALDPGNTHARLGLAEVLVDGVLNGWTGERETDLHRAEQAVAAVLQGDPTHPFGHYLRGETLRARARYEEALAAFDRVLALNPSFARAHAYRGLIHIFLGRAEETEADIAAAFRLSPKDPLVGAWLARDGLAKLHLGRDEAAIPALLRAAAVNPLFDFPHLYLACAYARLGREAEARASLARFLELRPGYTVARYRTLTSGDPTFLAQRERIYDGLRRAGLPER; from the coding sequence ATGAGCGAGCGGACGAGCAGGTCTGCCGCGACGGAGTGGCCGATCCCGGAACGTCGTCCGGCGGCGATCTTCGCCGCCGACATCGCCGGCTACTCCAAGGCGATGCATGACGACGAGCGCGGTGCCATGCGGGCCCTCCAGGCGACCCGCAAGATCGTCGACCGCCTGATCTCGGCGCATCGCGGGCGGATCGCCAACACGGCCGGGGACAGCGTGCTCGCCGAATTCGCCCGCGCGACGGATGCCGTCGCCTGCGCCGTGGCCATCCAGCGGGCGCTGGCCGAGGCCGACGGGGATGCGGGGCGGTTCCGCCTGCGCATCGGCATCCATCTCGGCGACGTGATGGTGCACGAGGGCGACCTGTTCGGCGACGGCGTCAACATCGCGGCCCGCCTGCAGGCGGCGGCGGAGCCCGGGGGCTTGCGCCTGTCGGAAGCCGCCTATCGGGACGTGAGCGACCGGCTCGACATCCGCTTTGCCGATCTCGGCACGCAGCGGCTGAGGAACATCGCACGGCCGGTGCGCATCTATGCGGTGCCGTCGCCGGAGGCGGCCGTGTCGCGGGTCCGGCTGCCGCGGCCCGTGCTCGTCGCCCTCGCCGCCCTGCTCCTCGCGGGCCTCGGCCTCGCCGGAACCCTGGACTGGCCTCACGTCGCGCCCAGGCGTCAGGAGAGCCTTTCCCCGAGCGTTTCGCGAATCCCCTCGGGCGACCCGGCGCGGCCGCCTCTGTCCCTCGTCGTCCTGCCGCTCGCCAACCAGAGCGGCGATCCGGAGCAGGATTACCTCGCCGAACAGATCGCCGAGGATCTCTCCGCCGATCTCGCCCGGGCGCCCGGCACCTTCGTCATCGCCCACGGCACGGCCCGGTCCTTCGAGGGGCGGCCGGTCGAGCCTCGCGCCGTCGGCCGGGAGCTCGGCGTGCGCTACGTCGTGCAGGGCAGCCTGCGCCACAGCGCCGAGCAGGTGCGCTTCGCCGTGCAGCTCACCGACGTCGAGACCGGCGCCGCCCTCTGGGCCGACCGCTTCGACGGCACGCGCGCCGACCTCGCCGCCGCGCAGGACGCCCTCGTCGCCCAGGTCGGCCGGACGCTCGGCATCCGCCTCCTGGAGGCCGAGACGCAAGGGCGCGCCGGCCACCCGGCCGATGCGGTCGACCTCGTGATGCGCGGCCAGGCCCTGCTCAACCGGCCCTTCGCCCGGGAGAACCATGCCGGGGCCCGGCCCCTGTTCGAGCGCGCGCTGGCCCTCGATCCCGGCAACACCCACGCCCGGCTGGGCCTGGCCGAAGTGCTCGTCGACGGGGTGCTGAACGGCTGGACGGGCGAGCGCGAGACCGACCTCCACCGGGCCGAGCAGGCCGTCGCCGCCGTGCTGCAGGGCGACCCCACCCATCCGTTCGGGCATTACCTGCGCGGCGAGACCCTGCGCGCCCGGGCCCGCTACGAGGAGGCGCTGGCCGCCTTCGACCGGGTGCTCGCCCTCAACCCGAGCTTCGCGCGGGCGCATGCCTATCGCGGGCTGATCCACATCTTCCTCGGCCGGGCGGAGGAGACCGAAGCGGACATCGCGGCCGCTTTCCGCCTCAGTCCGAAGGATCCGCTGGTCGGCGCGTGGCTGGCGCGGGACGGGTTGGCGAAGCTCCATCTCGGCCGGGACGAGGCGGCCATCCCGGCCTTGCTGCGCGCGGCGGCGGTGAACCCGCTCTTCGACTTTCCGCATCTCTATCTCGCCTGCGCTTACGCGCGGCTCGGCCGGGAGGCGGAGGCGCGCGCCTCCCTCGCCCGGTTCCTCGAGCTGCGGCCCGGCTACACGGTCGCCCGCTACCGCACGCTCACCTCCGGCGATCCGACCTTCCTCGCCCAGCGCGAGCGGATCTACGACGGCTTGCGGCGCGCCGGCCTGCCGGAGCGGTAG
- the minD gene encoding septum site-determining protein MinD produces MAKVIVVTSGKGGVGKTTTTAALGAALAKTGQSVCVVDFDVGLRNLDLIMGAERRVVYDLINVVQGDAKLPQALIRDKRIDTLSLLPASQTRDKDALTDEGVARVIGELREKFDWVICDSPAGIERGATLAMRHADIAVVVTNPEVSSVRDSDRIIGLLDSKTERAEKGERLEKHLILTRYDPNRAERGEMLKIDDVLEILSIPLLAVIPESEEVLKASNLGSPVTLNAPQSAPARAYADAVRRLKGETVAMTVPSDKRSLFGKLFTRRAA; encoded by the coding sequence ATGGCCAAAGTCATCGTGGTGACATCCGGCAAGGGAGGGGTGGGCAAGACCACCACGACGGCGGCTCTGGGTGCCGCCCTGGCCAAGACCGGCCAGAGCGTCTGCGTCGTCGACTTCGACGTGGGCCTGCGCAACCTCGACCTCATCATGGGCGCCGAGCGCCGGGTGGTCTACGACCTCATCAACGTCGTCCAGGGCGACGCAAAGCTGCCGCAGGCGCTGATCCGCGACAAGCGCATCGACACGCTGTCGCTGCTGCCCGCCTCGCAGACCCGGGACAAGGACGCGCTCACCGACGAGGGCGTCGCCCGCGTCATCGGCGAGCTTCGCGAAAAATTCGACTGGGTGATCTGCGACAGCCCGGCCGGCATCGAGCGCGGGGCGACGCTCGCCATGCGCCACGCCGACATCGCCGTGGTGGTGACGAACCCCGAGGTCTCCTCGGTGCGCGATTCGGATCGTATCATCGGGCTGCTGGATTCCAAGACCGAGCGCGCGGAAAAGGGCGAGCGGCTGGAGAAGCACCTGATCCTCACCCGCTACGACCCCAACCGGGCCGAGCGCGGCGAGATGCTGAAGATCGACGACGTGCTGGAGATCCTGTCGATCCCGCTGCTCGCCGTGATCCCGGAGAGCGAGGAGGTCCTGAAGGCCTCGAACCTCGGCAGCCCGGTGACCCTGAACGCGCCCCAGAGCGCCCCGGCCCGGGCCTATGCCGACGCCGTGCGCCGCCTCAAGGGCGAGACCGTGGCGATGACCGTGCCGAGCGACAAGCGCTCGCTCTTCGGCAAGCTGTTCACCCGGAGGGCGGCATGA
- the minC gene encoding septum site-determining protein MinC, which yields MTSQTQTRPPIRFRGRSFLAVVLAPEAPIEDWLADLDALARRSPAFFAGRAVILDVTALAPSRDALKDLVTALTEREIPIMGIEGAGPGSLGPGMPPPLNGGRPSGEVAMPGEAPAAPPVERVTGAKSLMLESPVRSGQAILFPEGDVTVMGSVASGAEVIAGGSIHIYGALRGRAIAGAAGSPGARIFCRKFEPELLAIDGLYRIADDIDPTLRGRAVQVWLDGDTMRTAALD from the coding sequence GTGACCAGCCAGACCCAAACCCGCCCGCCGATCCGCTTCCGTGGCCGCTCGTTCCTGGCGGTCGTGTTGGCCCCCGAGGCGCCGATCGAGGATTGGCTCGCCGACCTCGACGCCCTTGCCAGGCGCTCTCCGGCCTTCTTCGCCGGCCGCGCCGTGATCCTCGACGTGACGGCCCTGGCGCCGAGCCGGGACGCGCTCAAGGATCTGGTGACCGCCCTCACCGAGCGCGAGATTCCCATCATGGGGATCGAGGGCGCCGGGCCGGGCTCGCTCGGGCCCGGGATGCCGCCGCCGCTCAACGGCGGCCGCCCCTCCGGCGAGGTGGCGATGCCCGGCGAGGCGCCGGCCGCTCCCCCGGTCGAGCGGGTGACGGGCGCGAAGTCGCTGATGCTCGAGAGCCCCGTGCGCTCCGGCCAGGCGATCCTGTTCCCCGAGGGCGACGTGACCGTGATGGGCTCGGTGGCCTCCGGCGCGGAGGTCATCGCCGGCGGCTCGATCCACATCTACGGGGCCTTGCGGGGCCGGGCCATCGCGGGGGCCGCCGGCTCGCCGGGCGCGCGTATCTTCTGCCGCAAGTTCGAGCCCGAACTGCTCGCCATCGACGGCCTCTACCGCATCGCCGACGACATCGACCCCACCTTGCGCGGCCGCGCCGTCCAGGTCTGGCTCGACGGCGACACGATGCGCACCGCCGCGCTCGACTGA
- a CDS encoding methyl-accepting chemotaxis protein, which translates to MFKLSIGRKLALSSAVTAVFVGGAVYNQWSSNTEISAANDAVAREETILRGISQAQLAVSRLQLSYRTVDLARNAAAADAAVAAAFDEANAAAKGLERPIAIALKPDVLRESERSVRELAAAVKDFAQQGRPDLYGRPVDATAAAASRDRIAALLGRAEKTIGESVANANRFTHDAMTAASERIASATRIGLLAGAAMLLSLLGAIVVLMLNIQRPILRLVAVLERMAAGDVDATIAESRRGDEIGALGRAVETIKAMVARKAAEEAERRQIADAAAAEARQRATLELADSFEAAVGDVVRTVSASAGELQATARSMSSMAAETASQSTSVAAAAEEAATNVGTVAAAAEELGASISEIGRQVEGSAGLAQAAVGEADRTGQLVQALKTTSTRIGDMVGLISNIASQTNLLALNATIEAARAGEAGRGFAVVAAEVKELANQTARATEEIARQIGEVQGVTDQTVGAIGAITARIREIDSVVTSIAAAVTQQGAATQEIVRNVSQASIGTSAVTGTISTVAQASESTGMAATRVLNSASDLSRQSEHLSQEVHRFLVTVRAA; encoded by the coding sequence ATGTTCAAGCTCAGCATCGGGCGCAAGCTGGCTTTATCATCCGCCGTGACGGCCGTGTTCGTCGGCGGCGCAGTCTACAATCAATGGTCGAGCAATACCGAGATCAGCGCGGCGAACGACGCGGTGGCGCGGGAAGAGACCATCCTGCGGGGGATCTCGCAGGCGCAGCTCGCGGTCAGCCGTCTTCAGCTGAGCTACAGGACCGTCGATCTCGCGCGCAACGCGGCGGCGGCCGACGCGGCCGTGGCGGCGGCGTTCGACGAGGCGAACGCCGCCGCCAAGGGGCTGGAGCGGCCGATCGCCATCGCCCTCAAGCCGGACGTGTTGCGCGAGAGCGAGCGCAGCGTGCGGGAGCTTGCCGCCGCGGTGAAGGATTTCGCGCAGCAGGGCCGGCCCGATCTCTATGGCCGGCCGGTCGACGCCACGGCAGCGGCTGCGTCCCGCGACCGGATCGCCGCCCTGCTCGGGCGGGCCGAGAAGACCATCGGCGAATCGGTCGCGAACGCCAATCGCTTCACCCACGACGCGATGACGGCGGCGTCCGAGCGGATCGCCTCGGCGACGCGGATCGGCCTGCTGGCCGGGGCGGCGATGCTGCTGAGCCTGCTCGGCGCGATCGTGGTGCTGATGCTCAACATCCAGCGGCCGATCCTGCGGCTCGTCGCGGTGCTGGAGCGGATGGCGGCCGGCGACGTCGATGCCACCATCGCCGAAAGCCGGCGCGGCGACGAGATCGGGGCTCTCGGCCGTGCCGTCGAGACCATCAAGGCGATGGTCGCCCGCAAGGCGGCGGAGGAGGCCGAGCGTCGCCAGATCGCCGATGCGGCCGCCGCCGAGGCCCGGCAGCGCGCCACGCTGGAGCTGGCCGACAGCTTCGAGGCGGCGGTGGGCGACGTCGTCCGCACGGTGTCCGCTTCCGCCGGCGAGCTTCAGGCCACCGCCCGCTCGATGTCCTCGATGGCGGCCGAGACGGCGTCGCAATCGACCAGCGTCGCCGCGGCGGCCGAGGAGGCGGCGACCAATGTCGGCACCGTCGCGGCGGCGGCGGAGGAACTCGGCGCGTCGATCTCCGAGATCGGCCGCCAGGTCGAGGGCTCGGCCGGCCTCGCCCAGGCCGCGGTCGGAGAGGCCGACAGGACGGGCCAGCTCGTCCAGGCGCTGAAGACCACCTCGACCCGCATCGGCGACATGGTCGGGCTGATCTCGAACATCGCCAGCCAGACCAACCTGCTGGCGCTCAACGCCACCATCGAGGCGGCCCGGGCCGGCGAGGCGGGCCGCGGCTTCGCGGTGGTCGCCGCGGAAGTGAAGGAACTGGCGAACCAGACCGCCCGCGCGACCGAGGAGATCGCCCGGCAGATCGGCGAGGTCCAGGGCGTGACCGACCAGACCGTGGGGGCGATCGGCGCCATCACCGCCCGGATCCGCGAGATCGACAGCGTGGTGACCTCGATCGCGGCGGCGGTCACCCAGCAGGGCGCGGCGACCCAGGAGATCGTCCGCAACGTCTCGCAGGCCTCCATCGGCACGAGCGCGGTGACCGGCACCATCTCGACCGTGGCCCAGGCTTCCGAATCGACCGGGATGGCGGCGACCCGGGTGCTCAACTCGGCCTCGGACCTGTCGCGCCAGTCGGAGCATCTCTCGCAGGAGGTGCACCGCTTCCTCGTGACCGTGCGGGCGGCCTGA